In one Fodinicola acaciae genomic region, the following are encoded:
- a CDS encoding MFS transporter — MTQAATTDQRRGLPIRFSAAVGLGTLLQPLNSSMIAVALVQIGAAFHAGTQTQWLVSALYLATAVSAPTAGRLADLFGARRVFLAGLALVFAVSLLARFAPTLGWLVAARILLGIGTGAQFPSGVAMIRRIADRRKASAVGALGILSIFAQTSAALGPSLGGFLVGGFGWQSIFFVNVPMTIAAALCVLRLVPADPPLERRGWRQVMRVVDLPGLLVFSAGMTTVMLLLLSLADRPEWWLVAVALPLLAGFVWWELRAASPFVDVRLLVRSRALSLTYARTMLTYTAFYAIFYGVPGWLEQARHLPPDLVGLVVLPIAALGALTIVAATRLARWRGPRPLLAIGSLALAIGGAALALAVHSATPLVVLFLISAVLGLPNGFNSLGNQLSVYSAAPADATGAAAGLFRTSQYVGANFAAAAIALVFAGPATDGGLHRLGALVAVIGALLLVDALLMGNRLRAQNAT, encoded by the coding sequence GTGACCCAGGCCGCGACCACCGACCAGCGCCGGGGCCTGCCGATACGGTTCAGCGCCGCGGTCGGCCTCGGCACGCTGCTGCAGCCGCTCAACTCGTCGATGATCGCGGTCGCGCTCGTGCAGATCGGTGCGGCTTTTCACGCTGGTACGCAGACGCAGTGGCTGGTCTCCGCGCTCTACCTGGCGACCGCGGTGTCGGCGCCGACCGCCGGCCGGCTGGCCGATCTGTTCGGCGCGCGCCGCGTGTTTCTCGCCGGTCTGGCGCTGGTCTTCGCCGTATCGCTGCTGGCACGGTTCGCGCCGACGCTCGGCTGGCTGGTCGCCGCGCGGATCCTGCTCGGGATCGGCACCGGCGCGCAGTTTCCGTCCGGGGTGGCGATGATCCGGCGGATCGCCGACCGGCGAAAGGCGTCGGCGGTCGGCGCGCTCGGCATCCTGTCGATCTTCGCGCAGACCTCGGCGGCGCTGGGGCCGAGCCTCGGCGGCTTCCTGGTCGGCGGCTTCGGCTGGCAGTCGATCTTCTTCGTCAACGTGCCGATGACGATCGCCGCGGCGCTCTGCGTCCTGCGGCTCGTGCCCGCCGATCCACCGCTGGAGCGGCGTGGCTGGCGCCAGGTCATGCGCGTCGTCGACCTGCCGGGGCTCCTGGTGTTCAGCGCCGGCATGACCACGGTCATGCTGCTCCTGTTGTCGCTGGCCGACCGGCCGGAGTGGTGGCTGGTCGCGGTGGCGCTGCCGCTGCTCGCCGGCTTCGTGTGGTGGGAGCTGCGCGCGGCCAGTCCGTTCGTGGACGTGCGCCTGCTCGTCCGCAGCCGGGCGCTGTCGCTGACGTACGCGCGGACCATGCTCACCTACACAGCCTTCTATGCGATCTTCTATGGCGTGCCAGGCTGGCTTGAGCAGGCCCGGCACCTGCCACCTGACCTGGTCGGCCTCGTCGTACTGCCGATCGCCGCGCTCGGTGCGCTGACGATCGTGGCCGCCACACGGCTCGCCAGGTGGCGCGGGCCTCGGCCGTTGCTGGCGATCGGGTCTCTGGCGCTCGCGATCGGCGGCGCCGCGCTGGCCCTCGCCGTACACTCCGCCACGCCGTTGGTGGTGTTGTTCCTGATCAGCGCGGTGCTTGGGTTGCCGAACGGGTTCAACAGCCTCGGCAACCAGCTGTCCGTCTACAGCGCCGCACCTGCCGACGCGACCGGCGCGGCGGCCGGCCTGTTCCGTACGTCCCAGTACGTCGGCGCCAACTTCGCCGCCGCCGCGATCGCACTGGTCTTCGCCGGACCGGCCACCGACGGCGGTCTGCACCGCCTTGGCGCGCTCGTCGCGGTGATCGGCGCGCTCCTGCTGGTCGACGCGCTCCTCATGGGAAACCGCCTCCGCGCGCAAAACGCGACCTGA
- a CDS encoding YceI family protein, whose amino-acid sequence MTTEPATAEAGGVRATVQTSDGWAITSAILTVTDASGRQVGRAMADGDGVVSTGRLAPGTYTAILTAAGYTPSARTAIVTASGSAELGTLRLSRLPGSDLPATGRWTIDPAHTSIVVAARHMGLTTVSGRFTTFSGRIQIADPVERSSVTAVIEADSIDTANKMRDDHLRSADFLAVDQFPTITYSGVGIVPRGPDQWTLSGDLTIKDVTKPVSLELTYLGLRVDPWGNTRLGLKATGELRRGDFSITYHQVLAAGIDAVGTTLRVEMDIQAVHGDQLPSLEG is encoded by the coding sequence ATGACGACGGAGCCGGCCACGGCTGAGGCTGGTGGAGTGCGCGCGACGGTCCAGACGAGCGACGGCTGGGCCATCACCAGCGCGATCCTGACCGTCACCGACGCGTCCGGCCGGCAGGTCGGCCGGGCCATGGCCGACGGCGACGGCGTCGTGTCGACCGGCCGGCTGGCGCCGGGGACCTACACGGCGATCCTCACCGCGGCGGGTTACACACCGTCGGCGCGTACGGCCATCGTCACCGCCAGCGGCTCCGCCGAGCTCGGCACGCTGCGGTTGTCCCGGCTGCCCGGCTCGGACCTGCCGGCCACCGGCCGGTGGACCATCGACCCGGCGCACACCAGCATCGTGGTCGCCGCCCGGCACATGGGCCTGACCACGGTCAGCGGCCGGTTCACCACGTTTTCCGGCCGGATCCAGATCGCCGACCCGGTCGAACGCTCGTCGGTGACCGCGGTGATCGAGGCGGACAGCATCGACACCGCCAACAAGATGCGCGACGATCACCTGCGCTCGGCGGATTTCCTTGCCGTCGACCAGTTTCCGACCATCACCTACAGCGGGGTCGGCATTGTGCCGCGCGGTCCGGACCAGTGGACGCTGTCCGGCGATCTGACCATCAAGGACGTGACCAAGCCGGTCAGCCTGGAGCTCACCTACCTCGGCCTGCGCGTCGACCCGTGGGGAAACACGCGCCTCGGCCTGAAGGCGACCGGCGAGCTGCGGCGGGGTGACTTCTCCATCACCTACCACCAGGTCCTGGCCGCCGGCATCGACGCGGTCGGGACGACCCTGCGCGTCGAGATGGACATCCAGGCCGTCCACGGCGACCAGCTGCCAAGCCTGGAAGGCTGA
- a CDS encoding MarR family winged helix-turn-helix transcriptional regulator produces MRSDRQLADTAHELRLSMMRLVRRLRQEKTALVPPYPQLAVLGWLDRDGPMTNTRLAAVERVTPQTMARTTAELVAEGLISRAEDPTDRRQVLLAVNERGRQLLEEDRRRRDTFLATAMATELTPTERELLRLAAGLLDKLAEAAR; encoded by the coding sequence ATGCGATCCGACCGGCAGCTGGCTGACACCGCACACGAGCTGCGCTTGAGCATGATGCGGCTGGTCCGCCGGCTGCGTCAGGAAAAGACCGCGCTCGTACCGCCATATCCGCAGCTCGCCGTGCTCGGCTGGCTGGATCGCGACGGTCCGATGACCAACACCCGGCTGGCCGCGGTGGAGCGGGTCACGCCGCAGACGATGGCGCGTACGACGGCCGAGCTGGTCGCCGAAGGATTGATCAGCAGAGCTGAAGACCCGACCGACCGGCGGCAGGTCCTGCTGGCAGTCAATGAGCGCGGCCGGCAGCTGCTGGAGGAGGACCGGCGGCGGCGCGACACGTTCCTGGCGACCGCGATGGCGACCGAGCTGACGCCGACCGAGCGGGAGCTGCTGCGGCTCGCCGCCGGCCTGCTGGACAAGCTCGCCGAGGCGGCCAGGTGA